CAAAAATATGATcagatttcaaaatatcaaaactatATTTCTTTCCACTTTTTAGTTTTGAATCATTCGACTTTTCATTACTAGGAAGTTTCTTCAGTAAAGAACAAACATATGGAGGACCTTTCTTCAGTTCAGCCAAATCGACTTCTGTTTCGAAATCGAATTCCTCCTCTGAGGGCTCCACGGTTACATAAGCAACCTTTTCTTTTCGAGTAAAAGGTTTACTTTTTGACCTCTACTCATTTctatacttttctttctcttttttcatgaATTCAGTCTGTCGAATCTTTTCAGCCAAATGGGCCAAATTAGGAATATGCACATTAAGCAGTTTTTTACGCATATAGAATCCTAACCCCACGGTTGCTATTTTCACTATCTCACTTTCGAGTAATGACACATAGCATCTACTTCTAGCATTTTTGAAACGTATTAACTAATCATCAATGGTTTCTCCATCTTCACGTTCAAAGCCACTAGATCAGTAACTGCTACATTTATCTCCCCTCGATAAAACTGAGCATGAAAAATAGTTTCTAACTGATTCCATGTTGTAATCGAATTTAGTCTGAGATTCGAAAACTAAGTAAATGCATTCTTcatcaatgaagaagaaaaaaactttattttcaaattttcatcattAGCTAAGTTCCTGATCTCGACCAAATAACGAGCAACATGTTCAGTAGTTGATTCTCCAACTTCACCAGCAAATTTTGTGACTATTTTCAGATTCTTTACCCCTCTTGGCACTTCAGCCATCTGAACAACTTGGGAAAAAGCAGACACAAAATGTGATTGATTCATAAAATCAACATTCAGTCCAACCCTATTTAATACTTCTTCCACAATTCTAGTGACTTGATAACGTTCACCGCCACGCAATTTGGCTAAAAGGTCATCAGCATTTTGACATCGAGGAACTACATAAGGATTTTCTCGATTCAAAACATTGttttcattttgaaaaacattttttgcTCCTTCGTTATTTTTCTTGGCATTATACCTTTCACCTTTATCATGATTGACAATTCGAGCAATCCTTTCGACTTGTCTAGCAAGACGCTCGAATTTCGATTCATGATCAGCCATCATGGGATTCAGAATTGTAGTCATTTATTGGGTCAATAAATTGACCAAGTCATGATGACTTTCCTCCACTTGTTGTCGATATACTGCCGTCGAATCAGCAGCATTCGAAGTGGAACCCACATTATAATCACGAGAATACTCGGAATGTTGTTGTAGGTTTTGAGTATTATTCACTCCATTTGCAATCCCAAAACGGATAGGCAGAATAAAGCCACCCACCGGTGGGTATAACCAAGAGGAAGATCATAAGGAGGCCAACCAGCAGTTAATGGAGGTTGATATGGTGGCACAAGGCCACGTGGACGAGTATTACGTCCCACGTTTCCAGTCTGAACAATCATAACTGCTATACTTTCGGTTCCAATTGCAGC
The Arachis duranensis cultivar V14167 chromosome 5, aradu.V14167.gnm2.J7QH, whole genome shotgun sequence genome window above contains:
- the LOC107490365 gene encoding uncharacterized protein LOC107490365; amino-acid sequence: MTTILNPMMADHESKFERLARQVERIARIVNHDKGERYNAKKNNEGAKNVFQNENNVLNRENPYVVPRCQNADDLLAKLRGGERYQVTRIVEEVLNRVGLNVDFMNQSHFVSAFSQVVQMAEVPRGVKNLKIVTKFAGEVGESTTEHVARYLVEIRNLANDENLKIKFFSSSLMKNAFT